The Lolium rigidum isolate FL_2022 chromosome 1, APGP_CSIRO_Lrig_0.1, whole genome shotgun sequence region gtgacatagcgcttgccatcatgacggagccgatcgcatggagcggcctcatccgtatccttgccgtgagagcagctgccctcatctccatctttgccgagtggtttccgtgccctaccatgttgatgtcgaacgaggggcccgggccggcaaccttcgtggtaggtgatttctaccatgttaacggcggggaagggttgggtgtcgaccttcatggcgtactcggttgaaaattagccgccccttctctatcgccgcttggatgtgccgacgccacacccgcagtcgttggtggcatgggaaagcgagttgtggaatttgcaagtatggctttccgtttagctctttcgccgtggggaacttgagaccttcaggaaccgtcaaccgtttctccttgagcaggaggtcgaagatttgttcggccttggttacgtcaaaatcaaatcccccgggcggccccggtggctttacccatttgcaggccacaggggttcctcctcgagtccactcagcccatcgctatctcttggcctcccgcaggcacttcatcctcctccgtatcgaccatgactatcgcacgcttgaacttgtcttggtacaggtcggggtggcgccgttcatatgccgatagtttcgaaccatgtgcgccgttgagggataatctcgcttgggaggccatgtccttgagccgtgttgcaaggcctcgccatcgccaactcgatcgcttccttttcagcttatacgaaccgaataacatcggttcctaagattcccgaagcgctggatgtattctcgtcaccgtttccccgcgcttcgacgtagttgtgctagatcggcaatgccgcactcggaagcttcgaatggtattgcatatggaactgttcttccaattgcttccaagactcggatggagttcgccggtagagaggtgtaccatccaaaagccgatcccgtgagggaccgtgaaaagagcctcacgcgtagctgatccgacaccgaagccggtcctagttgagccaaatatcggccgacgtgctcgatggagctggagccatccgatccaccgaatttggagaagtcgtggagccgatattttggtggcagcgggatcatctcgtaatcgtcgtggtacggcttggaatagccgaccgcccttcttttcggcatcatgccgaaccggtctctcggcatggtaccgatctgatccgccgtaccggccgtaggagttgcactccgaagattcgccggggtggcgtacttggcctcgccacgtttgcttttccagctcgagccagcctgcaggagccgggctcgggagtttcgtcggtgtggcgtatttagttagccacgtccgctccgccgccgacgttcctcccgtcttcgccggagtccccgatgttgtggcctggttagtgagtgcccagccaccacaatccggcacatacatgcatgcgtacccatgagggatctccttaggcgcctccattaagaaccggtagtcaccggggtcgccaccgattctcgtagacgaggaatgccggtgtagtcggcacttcagcaggtgctgccaacgcaaatggcagcggtggaccggaccggaatggcaattctccttgatgcgtcccgagagctggtcccgacggcgagtaccggtggctcatgatctctcggatcacgcgcagagcgacacgctccaaagcacgttaaccaagttctcgcagtggcggtgtagcgagtgagccaccgggtagttgatctcccgccgctgcaccctcggtgcgttcctccgacggggaagaaaggtctatcccatcgagtgcaccttcggtgagaaccccttccatccgatgccaccgtaacgggttctctcgaaaagagccgatgaggtcggcttcgagggtagccttgatctcattgtattgcttcttgaggtcgtcgagcgatcctcgtaggtgatcggcgtgccgtccgccatctcagatgtagatggcgatgtggttgatgtagacgattgtcccaccgggcgtgccgtgaatgtgttgatctgccaaaacccaccggcgggcagcggccttgtcaacaccgtagagccgggggagcctagagccgcggccggccgagacccctccgagcgacggcccgcaatgctcttctggtcacacgcggcgctgcgaagtgcaagggcgtgccacccgacctatacccggtcggaaggtgatgagattgcctcgcttagtttcctcgcaggcatacacgtaaacgttaaatacgagcctcgatcggctctcgggttatcccgtgaatcggctcaaagagccgatccacccatgatccgtacggggtgtacgaatacctggtggtcctgcttgatcaagataaagctaatgagatctacgacgatttagggttttcaccacataatcggatcatcctacgcacggtgctcgtaagccgatcctaaacaaggccaaaaaaccaacatgaagttgatcctaggaacatcccgtttaggacttgcgaacgccaccctacgtgccacaggatcctccccctttgtaaggccaaactattgcgagatattaaactaatccttgtagaacaaggagcaatcgtaacggatcggatctactaaataatgatcaagcggggtgccgcccccacacctgggataggcgtgaggacggctagatatgcaagggttgcactacgtaagcatgcttaaacgaagaacaatgctaaccctaacacatctaatgataactacgttgctcgccatcaaaagcgcttcagtacgagcaacgcatgaacaacgtggcttgaggctgcctagatcgcaagatgcgatctaggcagcatgtcgcttacccgatagaaaccctcgagacgaaggagttggcgatgcgccgagattggtttgtttttggggttgaacgtgagttgttgtttattccataaaccctaggtacatatttatagtccaggggactttctaatgagggcgtgcactaaaccgtgcacgagtaagattctatctcttatctaaaataataaactactaaataaagatacacgggcaattcagcccaaaacccttcgtgccaggccgctttagaaatcttccacatgtaatcttccaagcccggcccacctctggatttgtctaaaatctggtgataacagcgtgatgcttcgtccatgctattgtatggcactttgaaggagatgcatgcggacagagaggtgtccacggacaagagggatgagaggaggcgccgggagaaagaagaggacaggaagaaattctttgatgtccagccgaagaagcttgagattgaagaggtcaaggccaagaccaaagctaaagaacttgagctcaaagagagagaacttgagctcatagcaatggcaagggccaaagaggtggaggtgaaggcgaaggaagttgagctcaaacgccaagccgaggacaacctcatcatgaacgccgacttgaccaacatgagcgaggcaaagagagcttggttcgagaagagacgaaggagatcctcgagcgcccaaattgagttagacaatctcaattgtaatttttatatttttctcaaactatggcacattttatttgatttatcatggtacatttgataatattttatgctatttgataatattttatgtttattaGACATTGTTTATAAGGATCTGTGgccagaggacctattttccaaagaaataggccaaatggccaaattggTGCCcactgcgttgggcgcagcgtgcgacccaaacggacgcgcggacgcggggctccgtccgcgcgtccgctcgggcacgcaaacggcccaaaacggacggcccagcgcgtccgtttggatcgcccggttggagatgcccttacagatCCACGGTGGACAAGTCTTGCTGCACCCCTGGATTGAACCACATGCATTAGCCTTGAGTTCACCAGAAAAAGGTGGGCACCAACGAGCACAAATACAATTTTATCTACCATGGCTTTCTTGCCAAGTGCATGGCGAAATTTTGACATCTCCAGATGATGTCGTTAAAGTACGAAAGTTGGCCTCATTGTAGGTATATCTCCAGGAGACCGCAACTAAACTCTAGATCCAGGTAATTTAGGAATTCCTAGTGTCTCCCGTTCCTACCAACCTAGCTAATGGACCTCATTGCCAGCAAGGTAGTGGGAGACAATACCGCCACTCTGGTACTTTACATTGTAGTGGAGTACTGTAGAGACCTTGAGTTTTGTGGTAGGATTGCTCTGGAAGGTtggacacatatatatgcatacgACTTGATATTATTTCTATGCATGAGCGTGTATATGAGGTGGTTGGTCACATAAAACCTTCGGGTGAAATTGCTGCGGCCACTTTGTACTGGTACGCTCGGCTCAAGCCATGTGTGCTTTCATATAGAAGGGCAACATTTATAACGCGAATATTCGAAACATGGGTACTGGTGGACCTAATTAGAAGTTTTCTTAAGTTTTGAATTTGATTATATTTACAAGTTTTCTTAAGTTAATTGGTGTCCGCGTACTAAATTACAGAGGCCTTTCCGAAACTTAGAGAATTCCTTTAGATTGTTCATTGTAAACTTGTCATTTTCCTCCAAGCTACATATTTTCGAATTTTGGTACGTAATTTGGCACACACATAAGTACTTGTATCctctacatgcaaaaaaaatatttaaattttttaGAGATCGGAAAATACAGATTTTTGGGCCGCACAGTGAACTGGGTTTCATTGGATCTAGGTGCCACTGCGTATTTGTACAACATTTATGGTAGTTTTCCTGTAGAATAGCACATGTGCAACAACCCAACCAGGATTTGAGTAGGGGGCAAAAACAAGAGAGTGGATATAATGAACCGGGCGGCATATGCTCCTAGCTTAAGGCCCAGTTCTTTTGGAGCTTTTAGGCAGCTTAGTGGTGGAAAGAAGCTTAAGCCAAAAAGAACTGGATTTTAAGCCATTGTGGGCAACAGCCGGCTTCGGCCATTCATGTGTAGTGGGGAAAAGCCAGGGTACCCCAGCTTCCCGCAGCTTCCCGAGCTGCAGCGAAGCGGTATGTACCGTTGCCCCTGTTGTTTGCAGTATTTTACAAGCAAATGCCACCGCGTTGGATTATTGTTGACCGGTACAATTTCACTGACCCGCACGGACCATCTGCCCACACACAGCAAAAACTCACATTTTTCTTTTCCTCTCCCCACAGATACCAAGCGCTAGGGTtcctccaacgccgccgccaccgaccggtccggccgccgctcgcccgcctcctggcccccgacgcccgccCGCCTCCCGGCCCCTTCGCCTGCCCGCCTCCCGGCCCCGTCGGCCGCCCTCATCCCATGGAGGAGGTCTAGCCCCGAGCCACCCCCTCGCATCGTCGTCCCCATCGAGCGGAGCTCGAGCTCGGACGCGGGGCTCCCTCATCTGCTCTTGCCGTCGAACGGCAGGGCCTCGCCCGACCATCTCGCGTCCCTGCTCCAGCGCGACTCCCTCTTCTGGCCATCTGACCACCGAAGGTATCTGGCTTTCTCTTTTCCCTGTGTCTGCAACTCTGTTTCATGAAAATAGTTCGCTATATATCTCTCCATTTGCCTAGAACCTTatatgtaaaattgtgttatatgTATAAACAGTAGATGGATACAGAGATAACAGCTAAATCTGGGAAATCTGTGAAATCTGGGAAGGCTGTTTGGGATGCATTTGCGGCTGAAGTTTTTCTTGATGTGTGTATTGAGGAAGTGTTAGCGCGCAACCGCCATCAAGGTTATTTGAATCCAACTGGGTATAAAAATTTGGTAACGAAGTTCAATGAACGCACTAAAAGAAATTATGTGCGCAAGCAATTTAAGAATAGGTGGGAGACACTGAAAAAAGATTACAGTACATGGAAGTCACTAAATCAAAATGCATCGGGCCTCGGAAGAGATCCTATCACCAAGACCATTGATGCTAGTGATGATTGGTGGAATCTTGAGATACAGGTAACATTATTTTTTACATCATCTGTATGCTTAATTTCGGATTCCAAAATGGTGTGCTAATGCCGAGATTGTTTTGTTTTGCAGAGATGCCCTGATGCGGCCAAATTTCGACTGGCTCCACTTGCTAATGAAGATAAAATGAGCCAGATTTTTGATAAGCATTGTGTTACCAATGAGCATGCGAGGGTGCCATTACCAAGCTCTCTAGCTGGCCCCTCTCATGTGAACTTGGGCGATGATGAACTTTCAGGGACAGAGGTCGACACTAATGTTACCCCTGGTGCCTCCGGTCGTCCGAAAAAAAGAGCATGTCCTTATTCACCTAGTCCTGCTGCCGTTGAGAAGATGGAAAGAGACAGTGCTGAAAAGAACTGTTTGCGCCGTACATGTGACATATTTGAGTGCACATTTTCTATTTTAATTCTTGCCTCATGATTAATATATTTGTTAATTCCTATTTCATATCATTGTAGGAAAGTACTATCTTGTGGACTCGGGATATCCAAATAGAATAGGCTACCTAGCACCATACAAAACTACTCGGTACCATGTACCTGACTTCCAGAATAACCCTCCAAGGGGAAGAGAGAAGTCATTCAACCATAAGCATTCAGCAGCGCGAAACTCCATCGAACGAGGATTTGGTTGTCTCAAGATGAAATGGGGTATTCTTCAAGGCATACCTCGTAGGAAACTCGTGCGCCAAAAGATGATAATAACTGCTTGCATGTGTCTACATAATTACATTCGCGATAGCAACCTCAGTGATCAACATTTCGACATGTTTGATACTGGGGGGTATGTTCATGAGGAGAGTGCTTCATATCCTAGTGCTCCACCCGAGGATGATGGTACCTACATGAAAGGGATCCGTGACGACATTGCGAAGAGTGTGTTTCCTTAGATCCAACGACCACCTATTTGAGTTGTAATATTTTGCACTTTATGAAGTAAAAAATGACCTCCTATTTTTATTGTATTATTTAACACTTTCCGATGTTTGGAAAATTATTTTGTGATCACTTACGCAAAAAAATGGTACAAAACAGTTTGTCAAATCACAAATTCATTCCCAGGGCATTACAGACTTTTCATCGTATAACTCAGACAATAAGCTAAGACAGAAGAAGCCAAAAAGAACTGGACTGCAGTTTCTCAGGGGCTTAATCTCACAACTGTTTCTCTGGACAGCTGCAGCCGGAGGGGCTTATGCACAAGCCGCAGCTGAAAAGAACTGGGCCTAAGTCCAGATCCTATTGGTCCAGCTGGTTCTGTACACTCACGTATTGTTTCCCAACGAAAAAGAAAGGCATGTATAAATAACCAGTGGTCCCTTTCCCATGGCCCTTTCTCTCACGCGTCCACACGAGTCCATCTCTCTCGCTGAGATTACAAATGGCGGCAGATACCTGACAGTCTGACAAAATGTAGCGGCTTGGCATTAAAAACAGCAGCAGAGCCCGGGTAGGAGCTGTGAAGAAGCCACCGACGTCCGGCGGCACTGTGGCCTGCAGGGTCACCCCGAGTTAGAATGAGGAGCAGCTGGCCCGGCGCCGGCAGAAATCTCGGTAGAACCTCGGCGCACAGGTCCAGCCATCCGGGTTCTCATGAAGAAGCAGGCGCCGCTGTGGCACCTCCTGGACCAGGTCCTCTCGTGCGTTCGCAGGGAGAAGCTGCTGTTTGATACCCCGTCCAAGGCGGCCAGCATCGCGTTCATCGTCGACCAGGCCGTGCTGGTCACCTTCCTGAGCTCGTGGTACTAGGAGAGGATCAGGACGCGTACGGCGCCGGCATGCACCAGCCCAGCTACGAGGGGTGGCAGAAGTGGGGCGACAAGACGCACAGCGAGAGGGCGCTGGGCGAGATGTACCTGCTCAGCACCTGCGACGTGCTCATAACCACCGGCTTCTTCACCTACGGCTACGTCGCGCAGTGGCTCGACGGGGTACGGCCCTGGATCATGCCCGCCACGCCCATGGATGGGTGACGCCGAAAGATGGTCAACGGCTGCAGCAGGGTGCTGGATATAGCGCCGCCGTATTGCAGCAGATCAGCGCGGTCGACGGCGGGACGTGGTGCGGTAATGCAGTGTTCTGGTGCGGTGGTGCATACACAATGCGCAGTCACCGACGGGGACAACCCAGTTCACGCTCAGCACTGTCAACTCCTGACAGACATATCTCAGTGGCGACGACACGACCGGCGGCTGACACAACACAGCGACGGCGACACCCCGGCTACTAAAACAGAACAGCAGCGGCGATACGACTGGCCGCTGAAACAGCGCAGCGTTGGCGACACTATTGAAAACGAGCCTGGGCAGACGGTGTTCTTGAGCGAGAGGAGAAGCGGTGCACCGCCGCCGCAGTGGCTCTATATGTTCATGGTCAGAGAAGGGCGGCGAGCGCACGGACGAGGGTGGCTAGGTTGACGCTGAGAAGCTCGCTGCCGTTGCCTGTTTTGCGCGCCGGCGTGGTGCAGGCGTGCGGCAGAGCACGCCGTTCGCGTTCCGCGCCTCCTCCAACTGCAAGAATTCGTCTGCCGCAGGAAGCCGGCGCAATACAGCGGGGTGCGGCGCACGCCGTGGAGCAAGTGGGCCGCCATGGGGCAGGAGACCGAGCAGCCTGGCAGCGCCATGAAGCGGCCACGGACGGAGCCAAGGATGGACTCGGGCGGCGCGCGGGCGTGGCAGACATGGCGGACGCGGCAGAAGCGTGCGGACGTGGAGGCATGGTGGACGCGGTCGTCGCGCTCGCGCCAGAGCcgccgcgtcgtcgtcgccgagtGGGCAGGCATGCGGCCGGCGAGCTACTGCAGCTGTCGCGCCTCGCACGTGCCGGCGAGCAGGGGCGCGCAGGGGCACGGCCACGTCCACTGCCGCTCGACTGGCCGCGCTCGAAGAATGAGGACGCCTGAGCGCCGCCTGCCGATCTTGGCGGCCGAAAAAATCTCAACCTGCGACGCTGGTGCTGCCCTTCGTGCCCACCACTTGTGACCCAAGCCCACCACCGGCCATTAAATTCATTGAGAGAGGACGGAGAGAGGGGAAAGCAGATCATCTGCCATGCTTTAAGTGCGGTCTTCATGCGTGATGTATTTAAACGGTATCTCTAGTTGTATATGTAAAAAAGCATGCTGGTGTTGTAGACCCCATCTCTACGTGGACCAATCATAGTCTGGCTCTTGCCAGGTTCATATGCCCGCCGGTTCAACCTCGACTTTTCCGCAAAAACAAAGTGCACATAACTATCCACATTTAACAACGTAAAAAATATTACATAATTATCAATCAATTGTTATAGTATTTGAACCCAATGCTTAAATTGAAGTTGTTCCTTGCTTAAGTTAAACTTCAATGTGATTTTATTGGTGTTGTTTTGGTTTCAGGGGTTGATTGATTGGGTGGTGACTAAGACAACCTCTTTATCTTGCATTTCCATGACAAGAaattgatgcaaaaaaaaaattatgtggaaaAGTTAGAGGATTTTTATACCTTATTGatgaaagaaaataaataaaaacaagtgAGATATTAAAATTAGACGAAGATTGGATTCTTTAAAAATCAGTTGTTGGTAACTTTTCTTCGAGAGTAGTCAACTGTTGATGGCTGGCTAGAAGCCACACTGCGAGACGGCATCACGGTGGAGACTACGACTACAGGCTTGGCCACGACCAACATGGTGTATGCTGCGACGGTGGAGCAGTGAAGGCTCTGTCCTGGTGCCCGGCGATGCATAGGAGGAGGGCGTGGGAGCGCAAGGCGGAGCGGGGCAGTGTCAGAAGCGTGACCTATTTCCTTTGTTTAGCACGGCTTGGCGCATCGAGAGCGTTCGTAGCAGTGCTATATATCCAGTTCTTGCTGCAGTGTTAGTCGTATGCAGCCTCTAGgctttggaaaaaaaaaactctttACCTTCTCAATAAAAAAGAAACTCTTTACAATACTTCTGAGCTGAATGAAACTGTTGGGGTGCTTTGCACCCTTCTCCGTTCAAAAAATAAAAGACAGTTTAGTTCTGTTGGCCTCTCGGTTCAATcacctaaggctggtgccaacgcgggcggcagccggggcgctaccgcccggggcggggcgggagaggggctggaggcgggcgggacgggagggaggggcgccggcgggggcgcccggcggtagcgcccgctcccgcccggctggcgcccgcgttggcggcgggagggaggcgggagaggggcgggaggcggggcggcgcgatggCGGGGTGGGGCGGGAGGCAGGCGGGCGGTAGGGCGGGCGAGAGGGGGCGTTaggcgggcgggaggcgggctggaacgcctacaacaaggaggtgtccctgttcaatgcataccacatccaagaaacaaatatgcgtcagagtggagcagacgatgatatggtcatgaaggcggcaatggagaggtacgcCGCAGACAAAAGAGTGACTCAGCCGTTCAGAAAGCTCCACTGGTGGAATGCAGTAAAaaatgaagcgaagtggaaaggacaacatggtcctggtagtggaaccgACTCCAGTTCCAAGAGAATCCGTCTAGGACCTTCTGGTGAGTTCAGCTCTAGCGACGCGACAGGCGACACGGAGGACGAGCGTCCAACGGGCCGCGATAGGGCCAAGGCCGCGGTACGTAAGGgcaggaggaaggggaaggaaacctcatcaagcagtgaggtaggaagtaaatccttcgcgatgaGTAACATGATGAAGAgtttagtgaaggctaagctattcaagcaatggaacaaaatgaaagaccgaTCAACCGTCGACATGGACGAagcagaaaagcgcaaacatgcgaaggccatgaagatggtggaaaaagagcttggtctggaagatgatgccgacgaggaggaggagcaggaacaagaggaagaagagtagaatttttatttattatgtaatttttaatatttattatgcaatttattaattattatgtaatcggtaatattttaagttgaataaaatattttcttgcattatttttaatgtgtaaacaaaatcgagtgaaataacttaatgtggaaaagaaatggtgatgtggaggagagagaagtgagagtggggactatagcccatgcattggcaccgtggggtgagagtggggtgagagtggggtgagagtgggccaaaagctgacgtggcggggcgggagcgggacggtgcgttggcaccagcctaacccGTCCACCGGATTGACGATTGTCTGGTTCGGTTGCACAACTGACCCTCCCGTGCCTAGCTTGGTTTTAACTTTTGTCTATTTTGGGGCTGAGATGGACGGGCTGAAGGCTCGAACTCTGAACAAACATCTTCCTTTTAACTTTTGCTTcggtgctcctcccctggaaAAATTCTAGACGCATCAAACACAACAACGGTGAAGATCTTCCTATACATGTTCGTAAGCGGGAGCACGATCGTAATTTCAGTGTAGAACCACTATCCGTACAACCCTGTATAGACCCGTATGACCCGCGTTTGTGTTGTACCTTGTTTTGTACGTATATACGGTCGTGTACGTGTGCCAAAATAGAAAGGTCCTATAAAGATCTTATTTATGTGACCTTTTT contains the following coding sequences:
- the LOC124660237 gene encoding L10-interacting MYB domain-containing protein-like → MDTEITAKSGKSVKSGKAVWDAFAAEVFLDVCIEEVLARNRHQGYLNPTGYKNLVTKFNERTKRNYVRKQFKNRWETLKKDYSTWKSLNQNASGLGRDPITKTIDASDDWWNLEIQRCPDAAKFRLAPLANEDKMSQIFDKHCVTNEHARVPLPSSLAGPSHVNLGDDELSGTEVDTNVTPGASGRPKKRACPYSPSPAAVEKMERDSAEKNCLRRTCDIFECTFSILILAS